Proteins from a genomic interval of Brachybacterium vulturis:
- a CDS encoding glycosyltransferase family 4 protein, whose product MSADRTHRIAYVLKMYPRFSETFIVSEILAREAAGEEIVIFSLRPPADARFHPELARVQAPVIQVGRSSSPRRLWETWGAAMAEPELARGTAAHLEELVGAGVDDAEQALAVALLAREHGVTHLHAHFASMATTVARLAGLLTDLPYSFTAHAKDIFHHDVQPEDLARKLRDADHAVTISEYNREHLRSRFGTHDTAHLELVRNGLELERFPYRRRGALPAVPVLLGVGRLVEKKGFDQLIDVVRDLREEGREVRAEIVGDGPLRAHLAARITELGLEQQVHLLGPRTQEEVRRLLEEADLFVAPFVIGADGNADGLPTVLLEAMATGIPCVAASVTAVGEVILEGRTGWLVPSGDTPALVEAVREALDPATDRLARTDAARELVVAHYDSRSQARRLRELVARSAHRNILTQPLEAVPADPAAPGPSTTPQLLSPASSPSLAEPAAPIGRSLS is encoded by the coding sequence ATGTCGGCTGACCGCACCCATCGCATCGCCTACGTGCTGAAGATGTATCCCCGCTTCTCGGAGACGTTCATCGTCTCGGAGATCCTGGCCCGTGAGGCCGCCGGCGAGGAGATCGTGATCTTCTCCCTGCGACCCCCGGCCGACGCCCGCTTCCACCCCGAGCTCGCCCGGGTGCAGGCTCCCGTGATCCAGGTGGGCCGCTCCTCGAGCCCGCGTCGCCTGTGGGAGACGTGGGGTGCGGCGATGGCCGAGCCGGAGCTCGCCCGCGGCACGGCCGCTCACCTGGAGGAGCTGGTGGGCGCCGGCGTCGATGACGCCGAGCAGGCGCTCGCCGTGGCGCTGCTCGCCCGCGAGCACGGGGTCACGCACCTGCACGCCCACTTCGCCTCGATGGCCACCACCGTCGCCCGGCTCGCAGGCCTGCTCACCGACCTGCCGTACTCCTTCACCGCCCACGCCAAGGACATCTTCCACCACGACGTCCAGCCCGAAGATCTCGCCCGCAAGCTGCGCGACGCCGACCACGCCGTCACCATCAGCGAGTACAACCGCGAGCACCTGCGCTCCCGGTTCGGCACCCACGACACCGCCCACCTGGAGCTGGTGCGCAACGGCCTCGAGCTCGAGCGCTTCCCCTATCGACGCCGCGGCGCACTGCCCGCGGTGCCGGTGCTGCTGGGGGTGGGCCGCCTGGTCGAGAAGAAGGGCTTCGACCAGCTGATCGACGTGGTCCGCGACCTGCGCGAGGAGGGCCGGGAGGTCCGCGCCGAGATCGTCGGCGACGGCCCGCTGCGCGCCCACCTGGCCGCCCGCATCACCGAGCTCGGCCTCGAGCAGCAGGTGCACCTGCTGGGCCCGCGCACCCAGGAGGAGGTGCGCCGCCTCCTGGAGGAGGCCGACCTGTTCGTCGCGCCCTTCGTGATCGGGGCCGACGGCAACGCCGACGGACTGCCCACGGTGCTGCTGGAGGCGATGGCCACCGGCATCCCCTGCGTCGCCGCCTCCGTCACCGCCGTCGGCGAGGTGATCCTCGAGGGCCGCACCGGCTGGCTGGTCCCGAGCGGGGACACCCCGGCGCTGGTCGAGGCGGTCCGTGAGGCGCTCGACCCCGCCACCGACCGGCTCGCCCGGACCGACGCGGCGCGCGAGCTGGTCGTCGCGCACTACGACTCCCGCTCCCAGGCCCGTCGACTGCGCGAGCTGGTCGCCCGCTCCGCGCACCGCAACATCCTCACCCAGCCGCTCGAGGCGGTGCCCGCCGACCCGGCGGCACCGGGCCCGAGCACCACCCCGCAGCTGCTGTCGCCCGCCTCCTCCCCGTCCCTCGCGGAGCCGGCGGCACCCATCGGAAGGAGCCTGTCATGA